The proteins below come from a single Drosophila teissieri strain GT53w chromosome 3L, Prin_Dtei_1.1, whole genome shotgun sequence genomic window:
- the LOC122618328 gene encoding arginine-glutamic acid dipeptide repeats protein isoform X11, producing the protein MAASTQGEIRVGPGHQVNDVYAKLPDYNPISSFPIDKETDERELEESRWSPGVVADGDLLMFLRAARSMAAFQGMCDGGLEDGCLAASRDDTTINALDVLHDSGYDPGKALQALVKCPVSKGIDKKWTEDETKKFIKGLRQFGKNFFRIHKDLLPHKDTPELVEFYYLWKKTPGANNNRPHRRRRQSALRRNRVTRANNSNSNTPPKKEDTPEPQTATTATAAATAASETASRSSPAVSKEENSSLTEDDASECDSDSSLTHKRDESPSRMRTRNKQQNNNNSSTSSGNNTAGNGGGNATSISSGSTGGGAAGGNSSSKDQSANAVANGKRPKRGSETPDVSGGASVDSPKTPTKAVAESSANKRKGGKQDTPNKKKRTEQESNEPSAHEENAVKEKRKRPDSPVESMNSDSRPDSVLDDGESNTTDTTTAEQQSTKDSKDTVSCKEEREMVTNDLEAKAEEKAIKAEALAEDSKDSAIKNMDEETNIQAPISAETSLVDGPNPNALPSPVAAPITMKVPTIATVEALNASVDRKEAIEKMESCDSDPEMLKKLATIKQEVSPQQQQHLQQPSQQQMQQQLAPVGLQPPPSCPPSESVYIKKEPMEDSMDATCNQNSNEPQDLKVKIEIKNEDALKHSVGGMPPSGPCAPPSALHPLSGAPVESGQEPLHLQHMPHGPVPTQPPPGYLIDGQLKYGPPGQGVPPQPPQLHSDAAGGVSGAPPGAPTTPQKYPPEMEMKFAPQDLKYPPPPPLDALKYSQEMQAAAAAAAAAGKYDMKYMIEQQGKYNVELSAAHQPPSKPGYQDSLKIPDIKPGFGHMPHTVSSPMDAAHKYGPPPTSQESQQQQPQPSAHQVPPGATPPPGIAMPKPHYQHDVQTPPLGRPFEPTGLMLKYGDPLAAKYGPPQDLKYPMPPVSQAGPADIKPYGGENLIKSSPYGPPPESPIDASARSTPGQDSQGSNSNSQPPSMPPQPQQFQSPHPSPHMPSPAGGGLPPGMHPQNLIHGPPPGAAGGSGPQPPPPPTSLHQPTPTSAGPPSLQHGLHPGHQHSQLSAATSLPPSSIGIPPTLSTMAPSHMHPHLHPHAHLQGLHRPHDLPPSMHPHAPMPLSLQGHPQHGHGLPPSHPSQQQQQQQQQQTGGPAGTVRTPSPAQQPPRSLHDPQSSREPPTSQPSTTMAGSSGPGGPPPQQSPHAHRTSPLPGLAGSGPPPPGLIGHPMAIHPHLAHLPPGHPAHAALAHPGHHLLSHSIAGLGPGGGPIALLAGPGGLGGIPESALSRRPPPSPLPHSHASSAPLTAHSVASMTSTSMSLTTSTVPSSAFSRASPSVQISSSGGGPSGPGSVGPGGLPNSSAAAAAAAAAHRAASPASSVSSLSRQSPLHPVPQSPLSHHPSSSALSAAAAAVAERDRHALMRQQSPHMTPPPVSNASLMASPLSKMYAPQPGQRGLGTSPPPHLRPGASPPVIRHPQMPLPLPLIAPGGGIPQIGVHPGQSPYPHPLLHPSVFYSPHHHPFNSPYGYAPYGPGFPAYMKPPPQPGQLDPAAVMAAHHAGLQGPPTQQMRQDEQNAAAAAAAAAAEKQHQAAAAAAAQQHKAPQQQPPGGMPPNKPPTPKTPQGPGGGMPPGMGGPGTPTGLPPGAYPGSHMPGYPQGPPHGSPFAPQDGQPHGLKPTSHMDALRAHAHSANSAGMGGGHHPTEPLPIDIEPDPEPEIPSPTHNIPRGPSPEAKPDDTECHRSQSAIFVRHIDRGDYNSCTRTDLIFKPVADSKLARKREERDRKLAEKERERRQQQQQQQQQQQQQQAAAAQQAAQQAKMKAELKPPYADTPALRQLSEYARPHVAFRELEEIKNAQAAAASQSRLDPHWMEYYRRGIHPSQFPLYANPAISQMERERLGIPPPHHVGLDPGEHMIRLTREYHAHSHTHLHLPLHPQPQPPEAGFQLPPNVGQYPRPNMLIPREPHSDVLLRMSYADQLQYLQAAEFQRQSLHDQYFRQRPR; encoded by the exons ATGGCGGCCTCCACTCAAGGAGAAATTCGAGTGGGTCCCGGCCACCAGGTAAACGATGTCTAT GCAAAACTGCCCGATTATAATCCAATCTCAAGCTTCCCCATCGACAAGGAAACCGATGAACGTGAACTAGAGGAATCAAGATGGAGTCCAGGCGTTGTGGCCGATGGCGACTTGTTAATGTTCTTGCGTGCGGCTCGCTCCATGGCTGCATTTCAAGGAATGTGTGATGGTGGTTTAGAAGACGGTTGTTTGGCTGCCAGTCGCGACGACACTACAATAAACGCACTCGACGTG CTCCACGATTCTGGTTACGATCCAGGCAAAGCTCTACAAGCGCTCGTAAAGTGCCCCGTTTCGAAGGGCATCGACAAGAAGTGGACCGAGGACGAAACAAAGAAATTCATCAAGGGTCTGCGTCAGTTTGGGAAGAACTTCTTCCGCATCCATAAGGACCTGCTGCCGCACAAGGACACGCCAGAGCTGGTCGAGTTCTACTATCTGTGGAAGAAGACGCCCGGCGCGAACAACAATCGGCCACACAGGCGACGCCGCCAGAGCGCCCTGCGACGCAACCGTGTCACGCGGGcgaacaacagcaacagcaacactcCTCCGAAGAAGGAGGACACTCCCGAACCACAAACTgcgacgacggcgacggcggcggcaacCGCGGCGTCCGAGACGGCGAGTCGCTCCTCGCCCGCTGTCTCCAAGGAGGAGAACAGCTCGCTCACCGAGGACGACGCCAGCGAGTGCGACAGTGATTCGAGTCTGACCCACAAAAGGGATGAATCACCCTCAAGGATGAGGACGCGTAACAAGCaacagaacaacaacaacagcagcaccagcagcggTAACAACACGGCCGGAAACGGTGGCGGTAACGCCACATCCATAAGCAGCGGATCAACCGGCGGCGGTGCCGCTGGCGGCAACAGTTCGTCTAAGGATCAATCAGCCAACGCCGTGGCTAATGGCAAGCGACCCAAGAGGGGCTCCGAAACACCGGATGTTTCCGGCGGAGCCTCGGTCGATAGTCCCAAGACACCGACGAAGGCTGTGGCCGAGAGTTCGGCCAATAAGCGCAAGGGTGGCAAGCAGGATACGCCCAACAAAAAGAAGCGAACGGAGCAGGAGTCCAACGAGCCAAGCGCTCACGAGGAGAATGCCGTCAAAGAGAAGCGCAAGAGACCGGACAGCCCGGTTGAGAGCATGAACTCGGATAGCCGGCCGGATTCCGTGCTCGACGATGGGGAATCTAATACCACGGACACCACCACCGCCGAGCAGCAGTCGACAAAGGACAGCAAGGATACGGTCAGCTGCAAGGAGGAGCGTGAAATGGTCACCAACGATCTGGAGGCCAAGGCCGAGGAGAAGGCCATCAAGGCAGAGGCTTTGGCGGAGGACAGCAAGGATAGCGCCATCAAGAACATGGACGAGGAGACAAACATCCAGGCGCCTATCAGTGCAGAGACAAGTTTGGTGGATGGTCCAAATCCCAATGCCTTGCCCAGTCCAGTGGCCGCACCAATCACTATGAAGGTGCCCACAATTGCCACAGTTGAGGCGCTGAACGCGTCCGTGGATCGCAAGGAGGCCATCGAGAAGATGGAGTCGTGCGACAGCGATCCGGAGATGCTTAAAAAACTGGCAACCATTAAGCAGGAAGTAtctccgcagcagcagcagcatttgcaaCAGCCATcacagcagcagatgcagcagcaactcgcACCTGTTGGCTTACAGCCGCCTCCGTCTTGCCCGCCTTCAGAATCAGTCTATATCAAAAAGGAACCCATGGAGGACTCGATGGACGCCACCTGCAATCAGAACAGCAACGAACCGCAGGACCTGAAGGTGAAGATCGAGATTAAAAACGAGGATGCATTAAAGCACAGTGTCGGAGGTATGCCGCCTTCTGGACCCTGTGCACCGCCTTCGGCTCTACATCCACTCTCCGGAGCTCCGGTAGAGAGCGGCCAGGAGCCACTGCACCTGCAACACATGCCTCATGGACCGGTGCCAACGCAACCGCCTCCTGGCTATCTAATTGATGGCCAGCTAAAGTATGGACCACCGGGACAAGGCGTGCCTCCACAGCCTCCACAACTGCACAGCGATGCGGCTGGAGGAGTCAGTGGAGCACCGCCTGGAGCCCCGACCACGCCGCAGAAGTATCCGCCCGAGATGGAGATGAAGTTTGCTCCTCAGGATCTCAAGTATCCCCCACCGCCGCCCCTAGATGCACTCAAGTACAGCCAGGAGATGCaagctgcggcggcggcagcggctgcagctgGCAAGTACGATATGAAGTACATGATAGAGCAGCAGGGCAAGTACAACGTGGAGTTGTCAGCTGCCCATCAGCCGCCAAGCAAGCCAGGCTACCAGGATTCGCTAAAGATACCCGATATCAAGCCTGGTTTCGGCCACATGCCGCACACCGTGAGCTCACCGATGGACGCCGCCCATAAATACGGACCGCCTCCAACGTCGCAAGAgtcccagcaacagcagccccAGCCGTCGGCACATCAGGTACCGCCGGGAGCAACTCCACCACCTGGTATCGCCATGCCCAAGCCGCACTACCAACACGATGTGCAAACACCACCGTTGGGACGGCCCTTCGAGCCGACCGGACTTATGCTCAAGTATGGCGATCCATTGGCAGCCAAATACGGCCCGCCTCAGGATCTCAAGTACCCGATGCCGCCGGTCTCTCAGGCGGGACCAGCGGACATAAAGCCCTATGGCGGCGAGAATCTAATCAAGTCCTCACCGTACGGACCGCCGCCGGAGAGTCCTATTGATGCCTCAGCGCGCTCTACACCTGGTCAGGATAGCCagggcagcaacagcaattcACAGCCGCCCTCAATGCCCCCGCAACCCCAGCAGTTCCAGTCGCCGCATCCCTCGCCGCATATGCCTTCGCCAGCAGGTGGTGGGCTACCACCGGGAATGCATCCGCAAAATCTCATCCACGGCCCGCCACCAGGTGCAGCGGGCGGTAGTGGCCCCCAgccgcctccgccgcccaCATCGCTGCATCAGCCCACGCCCACGTCTGCAGGTCCACCCAGTCTGCAACATGGACTACATCCTGGCCACCAGCACTCACAGCTGTCTGCGGCTACATCGCTACCGCCGAGCTCGATTGGAATTCCTCCCACGCTCTCGACTATGGCGCCCTCGCACATGCACCCGCACCTTCATCCACATGCGCATCTGCAGGGTCTCCATCGGCCGCACGATCTGCCGCCCAGTATGCATCCACATGCTCCCATGCCGCTGTCGTTGCAGGGACATCCGCAGCACGGACATGGATTGCCGCCCTCGCATCCTtctcagcaacagcagcaacaacaacaacaacagaccGGCGGACCAGCTGGCACAGTGCGAACTCCGTCACCTGCCCAGCAGCCGCCGAGATCCCTGCACGATCCGCAATCGTCTCGAGAGCCGCCCACCTCGCAGCCCTCGACCACAATGGCAGGATCGAGTGGTCCAGGTGGACCACCGCCGCAACAGTCGCCGCACGCGCATCGAACATCGCCGTTGCCAGGACTCGCGGGAAGTGGACCTCCACCACCGGGACTCATCGGTCATCCGATGGCCATACACCCGCACCTGGCCCACTTGCCGCCCGGACATCCTGCACACGCAGCGCTCGCTCATCCTGGACACCATCTGCTGTCGCACTCGATAGCGGGCTTGGGACCTGGCGGTGGACCGATCGCGCTGCTGGCCGGTCCCGGCGGGCTTGGAGGTATTCCAGAGTCCGCTCTAAGTCGCCGCCCCCCGCCCTCACCCCTGCCACACTCGCATGCCTCTTCGGCCCCACTGACGGCCCATTCGGTGGCCAGTATGACGTCCACCAGTATGTCGCTGACCACCAGCACGGTGCCATCATCTGCCTTTAGCCGCGCCAGTCCCAGCGTACAGATCTCGAGCAGCGGGGGTGGTCCTTCAGGCCCCGGAAGCGTTGGACCTGGTGGATTGCCAAACTCttcggcagcggcagcagctgcggcagctgctCATCGTGCAGCGTCCCCGGCCTCCAGCGTCAGCAGCCTGAGTCGGCAGAGTCCGCTGCATCCGGTGCCGCAGTCGCCGCTCAGCCATCATCCGTCGTCCTCTGCGTTATCTGCCGCGGCAGCTGCCGTGGCGGAACGGGATCGACATGCGCTGATGCGTCAGCAATCGCCACATATGACTCCACCCCCGGTGTCCAATGCCTCTTTAATGGCAAGTCCCCTGAGCAAAATGTACGCTCCTCAGCCGGGTCAGAGGGGCTTGGGAACATCACCGCCACCGCACTTGCGGCCTGGAGCATCACCGCCGGTCATTCGCCACCCGCAGATGCCTCTGCCGTTGCCATTGATTGCGCCTGGCGGAGGAATACCGCAGATTGGAGTGCATCCGGGTCAGTCACCGTATCCGCACCCGCTACTGCATCCCTCGGTATTTTACTCGCCGCACCACCATCCCTTCAATTCGCCATACGGCTATGCGCCCTATGGTCCTGGATTCCCGGCGTACATGAAGCCGCCACCACAGCCGGGACAGCTTGATCCGGCAGCCGTGATGGCGGCCCACCATGCTGGATTGCAAGGACCGCCGACACAGCAGATGCGCCAGGACGAGCAGAATGCAgcggccgccgctgcagcagcagctgctgagAAACAACACCAagcggctgcagcagcggcagcacaGCAGCACAAGGCGCCCCAACAACAACCGCCCGGCGGAATGCCACCCAACAAACCGCCGACGCCAAAGACGCCACAGGGTCCAGGCGGTGGAATGCCCCCTGGAATGGGTGGACCGGGAACACCGACGGGACTACCGCCCGGTGCTTATCCAGGCAGCCATATGCCGGGATATCCACAAGGACCGCCACATGGATCACCCTTTGCGCCGCAAGATGGTCAGCCTCACGGACTAAAGCCCACATCGCACATGGACGCCCTGCGAGCCCATGCGCACTCAGCCAACTCGGCGGGAATGGGTGGAGGACACCATCCTACGGAGCCAT TGCCCATTGATATTGAACCGGATCCAGAGCCAGAAATTCCCAGTCCAACGCACAACATACCACGTGGTCCAAGTCCCGAAGCAAAACCGGACGACACCGAATGCCATCGCTCTCAGTCTGCCAT ATTTGTGCGTCACATCGATCGCGGGGATTACAATTCATGCACGAGAACAGATTTGATCTTCAAGCCGGTGGCCGACTCAAAGTTGGCCCGCAAGCGAGAAGAACGCGACCGCAAGCTGGCCGAAAAGGAGCGTGAGCGGCGACAG cagcagcagcaacaacaacagcagcagcaacaacagcaagcagCTGCGGCGCAACAGGCGGCACAGCAAGCCAAGATGAAGGCGGAGCTAAAGCCTCCATATGCGGATACACCGGCACTGCGTCAACTGTCTGAGTATGCTCGTCCCCACGTCGCCTTCAG GGAACTGGAGGAGATCAAAAACGCACAAGCTGCTGCGGCGAGTCAATCCAGACTAGACCCGCACTGGATGGAGTACTATCGACG CGGCATTCACCCCTCGCAGTTCCCACTGTATGCGAATCCGGCGATATCGCAGATGGAGAGGGAGCGTCTGGGAATTCCACCTCCGCACCATGTGGGGTTGGACCCGGGCGAGCACATG ATACGATTGACGAGAGAATATCATGCACACTCTCATACTCATTTACATTTGCCTTTGCATCCACAGCCGCAACCACCGGAGGCCGGTTTCCAACTGCCAC CGAATGTTGGCCAGTATCCGCGGCCAAATATGCTTATACCTAGGGAGCCGCACTCGGATGTCCTGCTACGCATGTCCTATGCCGACCAACTACAG taTTTACAGGCCGCCGAGTTCCAGCGACAGTCCCTGCACGATCAGTACTTTAG ACAACGGCCCAGATAA